The DNA window AAAAACTAGCGAACTAACCCGCCTTTTATGGCTCGACCTTGCCATTCAGCAACCGGAGAGTCACGGCAATTTTCATGACCCGTTACTATATACCCGTTTACGCTGCGGTCTAATTTTTCGCATTGCTACCAATCAGTGGCCATCCCTCCCCCATCATACTTTTGCATATCTCGATTTCCCTTTAGCCGACTTGCACAATTACTACAACGCTATCATGGTCCAAGGTCTTGGAGAAGGGCTTAATCAGTTATTGAAAAGAGTTGGAGAGGGGTGGTAGTGCACCCCAAGGAGAGGCCTTGGATCACTCTGGCAGTTGATGGATGCATGGGCCAAAGCAAAACACATTTAGCAATTCTTATATCTATTCTATGGGGTTGGGCCTTGGGGACACGACACATGGCGCACCTTGGAGTAGCAACCATCTATATCTATATCTATCTCTAACTAGTCTAGTTGATAGTCCATAGTGTATAATTTCTTATCCTATCATGCTTTGACTTTCAATGATGCTACTAGTGATTGAGAGATGGCCGGGCACGGTGACGTTTGAAGGGATGTTGGCTTGGCTTTAGCCGTAAGGGTAGTAATGCGACATCACTACATTCGTAGGGTTGCCTTTTCCATCGAGTGTTTCAAAGATCAAGCCCCTTGATTGGTCGTCGTCTCTGGGGATCCTCCAGCCTGGGTCTTGGAGTAGAAACACAGAAATACCAAAGTTTTGTAAGTCTACATACCTGCTCTCTGAAGCCTCATTAAGCTAATGTCTGTCTAGTTTCATGGTAATTTCAATGTTTTCATCGTCGTTACAGTAATCACAGTCAAGTGTGACAAAGATGTCGACCTACCCGTTCAACATGATTGCACCAAACGGTACTCTTCTGTGCCACAGGCAAAGAAGCATGATTGTTATTAATTGGTggttatttaattcttttagGATGTCCCGAAAAACACTTATACTTTCTTCATTCCCGTTTCCTCAGAAATCATGCTCTGCTATCCCACCCATGGACCAAGTCCTCAAACACATTACACCAACAAGTAAGACGAAAAGCAAACGTTGCAAGCTGTCAAAGCGCAACTATAACGCCCCGTCCAAGTCTCCCCTTTCATCGACTTGTGTATAATCTAGTTCCCAGTCTGTTGTGCGCCCACTGTCTTCGTTAAAGTTGGCGCACCAACAGGGCACATCACCTTAGGACACACGCATGTGTTGTCAGCACCCTCAGGGCGCACCTCGCAGACGATGGCTTGGTCAGCCAAGCTacagcaacagcaaggtGGCTGAGAAGGAGCCGTCGTAGCAGGCTTCTTGTCTTCCTGTCGCTTGACAACGGTGGCTGTGGGAGTGGATGTAGGAGTCGCGGTAGCGGTAGCGGTAGCTGGCCAGTAGGTGGGAGCGTTGACGGGGCACATGACAGCAGCGCAGATGCAATCTTCGGACTTGACATCCTTTTCGCAGACGTAGGCGGGTTGGGAAATatcgcagcagcagcagtcttTTGTCTGTTCTTGAGCAGGCGCTGCGAGGGCGACACTGGCGAGGAGGAgagcggcggcagcgaagaaGCGCATGGTGAAAGGTTGATCGATAGAGGGTTTTGTATTGCCGAAGAAAACTCTTGAGGTTAAGAGTTGGTTATGCCGATAATGGTAATGAGAAAGGAAGAGTGTGTATATGTGGTAGTGTAAGTGAAGAGCGTGTGTGAACAATGGTCTTTGTTTGCTCGTGAATCACCAGGAACTTAGGAGAACAAGTAGGACGGGACAGGATAGAACAgtgatataaagaaattaccCTCTTCCCTCAGACGAGCAATAAGGTCCCTTAAGTACAGAGGTACCTTgggaacaaaacaaaaaccGGGCAATCGTGACGGGCTGATGAAACGGTCCCGTTCCTTCCCTGGTCGGTGATCAATTTACTTCGGGAAACTGCATGTCTGACAATCGTAATAAACCCAGTCAAATCCTAAATCCTTCACTCTGAGAAACATCACACACGGCACAGAACAGCATACTCGATGATATCAAAGCGTTCTTGGCAGATTGCAGGATTGAGAGGGTCAGCCATCTGGTGAAACTAACTTTCTCTTAATCCTCAACGCCAAAGCTTACTGTCTACCCCAAAGAGAAGGACTACAGCCGAGGTTATCATCTATATGAGACTTTCTGTTCTTTCTTTAGCAGACTCCAGATGCTCTGTGCGTTGGGTCTCCCCATCATCTATTTCACCCGGATTGTTTCAGATACTACGCTTTGTGCTGACGTTGCGGTCCCAACTAACTAAATTAGTCGCTGAAGACGGGAGAAAACATCAATGAGAAAACTTGAAGTGCCGTTTCTCTTGAGGCTGTAGTGAAGTTTAAGCTTTGATATACGGTTACATTGGCGAAGGATATATGTAATTTACAATCGGTTCAACGGTTAGGCACAAAGTTCCGACGGGCCGTTGTAAACGAAATGACGTTGCTGTACTCCTTTTCCCACCGACTTCACACCAGCCATGTCTATGAAACAAGCGACATCACGAGATAGGCTAAAGCACCATAAGCAAAACATGACAAGCAGAATCCAAAAGCGAAATTATGCAATATGACCATATACAAGAAACTATTACGCATCATAGATCGGTAGTATAGCCTGGCCTTTCCTAGTGTCGTTTTGTTTCTTGGACGGGCGGCCTCAAGAAAGATCAGCAGTGCATGCCCCTGCTATTGAGTTAGCTACGTGCTGTGACAGGGAATCTGGAGATCGctgcttcagcttcagcccCAGGGAGCACGGGACTCTAGATGCAGCGATCGTCTGTTGCTGGAACGAACGGGGCTGTCGTTCGGATAAAACTTGTTGGTCTTGTTTATTTAGGTAGTCTAGGAACCCAAATGCGGCGTGCCTATGCATGCGGGTACACTGCGTCATGTTCTTTGACTACTCGTATGACAAGCGGTGCCTACCCTGAGCGTTCACAAACCGAATAAGTGGTTGTGTTGACAATGCTTCACATTAAGTGGTTAGAAGTGACATGATCAAGATACACGACAGTCGGGATGTGCTCGGAACACGAAAAAATGATTCAataactttttaaatttGTGCCTTGTGGATAACTGAGATCCTAGCTATCGTAACTTAAACCCTGACCACCTTTTCCCTATATTTCATAACCCGTCAAAGATTGACAACATGATTGTGTCCGACAATTGCCgacaagagaagaaaaagccgtgataaaaagaaagaaaaaagcctcTGAAACATTGTTCATGGCATTGAACCTGTTCTGAGCCGACAAGAATAAACCAGTGCCTGGCTTTCAAGAAACCTCTTGGTCAAACAGTATATCGACACGAGAACCGCATAAAAACATGATACGCTGCATCCCCGATGCAACAGACAACGAAGGATGAATATAGTACACATAAAGCAAAGCAAACGGCTGAATAGATGGGTAATCTAAGAGCCAGGCATGCGGAGAATAGGGTACAACGAGGATCCCTCACGAGGGGTACCGAGATCTCGGCTTTGAGGCTGAGGGCTCTTGGGGTCGACGTCCATAGCATCGGCGTGGCTTGGTCGTGGGGCCTCATTCTCATCCAGAAACTCCTTACGCTCAAGACGACCGCGGACGTACTCACGGAGAGTCTCGATGACACGCATGTTCTCGAGCCAGCGGTCATACTGCTCCTCGCGCTCGCGTGTAGCATCGCTGACATCAGACTCTGAAGAGGGAGAGCCAACGGAGAGAGCAGACTCGCTAGCCTTGGGAGTAGAGGCACCGCTTGTGTCCTCACGAGGCAGGGGCAGAGGACCGCGAGCCCGCTGAAGCATACCTCCAGAGTAGCGACGACGCTCACTGCCATCAAAGCTAGGGCCGAGAGTAGTTGTGGCAGAGTGACCGAAGCCCTGGCTGACAGCAGGAAGGCTTGTGGGGAGAGTGGGGTACATGACTGAAGCTGTCGAGCCGTGTCTGGAGTCAGGAGACATAGCTGAGGATGATGGGCTGGGTGAGTGGCCGGAAGTGTAGGACATGGAGCTGGAGGGTGGTGTAACAGCGGGGGTGCCAGTAGAGGAAATGGCTGTCAGAGGCGAAGCCATGCTAGCCGCAGACACGGGATGGTAACCATCGGTCGCAACGTGCATGCCAGTGGGGGATCTGTGTGCGGTAGGGGGCGAAGGAGTGTTGCGATAACCGTTGTAGCCGCCTTCAGAGTGGTGGATGTGGACACCGGCGGTGGCATGGTTGGCGTTCTCGTAGATTGTGTCTTGCATTTGGCCGAGAATGGTATCGATGTGGATGAGGTCCTTCTGGGTGCGAGCGCTAGGCATAGGCAGGTAATATTGCTGAGCCAAGGGGTTCTGGCCAGGTGGTGGGCCGGCGTGAACAGGAGCTGGGGCGTGCTGGGGCATGTACTGCTCAGTAGCAGCCATAGGGCCGTTGGGGACGGACAGGTTGCCGTGAAGGGGCATCAACGAGCGGCCAATCTGAGCATAGGACGAAGGGTCAATCTGGCGGCGCTTGGCGCTACCGAAGAAGTCATCAACCATATCGTAGGTGCGCTTACGATCATAACCACCGGCGGCGGCAGTATAGCCAAGATGCTCGGTACGGGCGTTGTTGATAGGCGGTTGGTTGAAGTAGAGACCATAGTTGGTAGAAGGCTGGGGAGCATAGTAACCACCGCTGGGATGGGCCTGGTGGTGTCCAAAGGCAGCTGGGTTAGTTCGCATCTGCCCGGTGTGGTCATAGTAGCTGGAAGGTCCTGGAGGCGAATTAGCCTCGAGTGAAGAAAATCCGGATGCCCACAGCCGTGGGCTGGAATCGTGTAGAGACATACCCTTGGGAGCCTGTGGCCTGTAGTTGAGTCCACCTTGGGGATCCTGGTTTGACCGGACGAGCACAGAGTCATCGGCGTGAGTCTGTTTTGTGTGAGTTTGAGAATTACACGGTGAATGAGCTTTCTTACCTTGACATGCTTCTTCAAGTCCTGGGGACGCTTGAAAGACTTGCCACAGAACTCACACTTGTGAGGCTTCAGAGGAACGTGAACACGGATGTGAGAGGTGATGTGATCACGCTTGACTGTGGTAGTTCGGCATGAGTTCCATTGACAAGTCAAGTTAAGGTTGTTTGTGCTCTTGCGGCCAACATGGCGTTCACAGATGTGCTCCTTTAAGAGGTCAGTTTTTTTATTCATTCTTGGGCTCGCTCATTGTTACTTACGTAGAGAGCCTCGGGAGCTGGGAACTTTTGGTTGCAGGCGTTCCATCGGCAGATAAGGTTGTCATCGTTTGACGTTGATGCAGCACCGCTGCTGCTTTGGGAAGTGTTGGAAGAAGAGCTGGGTGCAGGGGTCACAGACTTGGAGTCGTTGCTAGCACTGCCAGAAGTTGACTCTCCTGATGGtgtctgttgctgttgttgttgttgttgttgaagctgAGGCTTCTGCTCAGGGACTGGAGGAGACATGACGAACGGGAATATGTGATATCTGGTCAAGCCAGGAGCGCTTATGCCCGGTGGCGAGTTAAAATGACTGACTGGCTGAGACTAGTCAGGCAGGTACGACAGGGCTGGACTCGTCTCTGCAGATAAGAACCAGCTAAACTTGCAACGAAAGAAGCAAGACTGAAGTTGATTGATATTGAGGTGAATGAATATAGATTGAATGAGATGAGGGAGATGTTCAAAGAAGAATTCACATTGATAAAAGAGTTACGGGGGAATGCGCTCCCTTTACATTTACGCAAAAGTCTGGGCAAGAGGGTGAGAACGAGCGGAAAGTCTTGGCGGTCTTGGCGAGAATAGCGATGTACCTATTGCGGAAAGGTACGCGGTCTGTGGTTATTACAGACGCAGACTACAAGTATATCCGACCCGGTATACTCCTTCTTTACAGCGGAGGGAACGATGCCAAGACCGCCAAGTCTTGGCAGTCTGGGCACTGCCCCTCATCGCGTCGCTTCTATTGGTCTTGGCTGTATGGGGCCTCACACAAGCTGGCCACCTACTGCGTCAAGTGTTTTGTCGCCCGTCACCTGAGCCATGGGGGCACTTCGGCTTCTGACCTGACACCCTTTCCGGTCACCTCATATTACTTGTTTTTACTGCAAGAGATATCAGACGGGTTTTCGGTTTCAAGGGGGTTCAGGCAAGTCTAAtgcgcatcaacaacaatccATTCTGCTGCATGCAGAAAGTGGCTGATGAGTGATTGATAATAAACacagagagaagaaaagacagGGAAAGTTTCGGATCTATCGGGGAACTATTTAGCCCCGAAGGGACAATATAACTGTATCCGACAGGTAATCAGCTAACAAAAGTGGTGATCATCTCTGCCGGAATAGGTCAGGTTCTGTTTATTTCCAGGTTATTGATTGTCAGTTGGGAAGTTGCTTTTTACTTTCCGTGGCTTGGCCGATGCCGAGACCAGATTAAGCACGCAAGTTTAATTAAGCAatagagagaagaaaaagtcaTGAATAGGAGTTGAAAACGTTATTAGTCAACTGTTCTGAATGTTGGTTGCACTGTCATTTCAGCACTATATAAACGAGATAACCAATTAGAACACCCAAATCAAGACCCGGACCACTAGTGACGTTAAGCCAAGCCGGGCACCCACACAACTCAAGCTTTCCCTTTTTCCTCCGTGCATTTTCCCATTCTCCGCACAAGACTCGTCACCTTCTTTCATTTGCTCTTGTCGCCCAGACTTTTCCTTTGCCAAGCTCGAGTCCCAACTGCCCCAATCTTAATCAAGGCTGCCAAGAAGACTTGGCGTCTCCGAAAACTCCATCAGCCAAGCCTCCAAATGCTTCTTGTTTTTCTTGGCTTGCCAAGCATCAGGAAAAAAGAGCCAGGCCCACGTTTTCCCCTTGTTAACTAATGAATTCCTTATTTCAATTATGCTTCTTTTTGCCTAAAGTTTGCAGTACAAGTGTAACCATCAAAGATAAACTTTACTGTGACGTTCtctttaaaatactaaagatCACTATATCAGTCAGTAGAATTGATATCAGATGCCCCTATAAACGCGACAGATGTTCATCTCACCATGAGCATCTGACCTGCATGCGGATCATCACTTTCCTGACAATTATTATTGATAACGCACCCCATATTTACACGCACGTTCAAAAAGACACTGTATCATGTGTGGCCGCTGTTGTCCGACGGTTCGAATTTCGTCCAGTCAAGATACAGTATGCAAATATAGTTATATGCTGAACAAGCTGCAAATTTGAACAGATCCCAAACATCCTTGCCTATTTTCCAAGATAGCCTCCCGTCTTTGCTAGACGCGCCGAGAAAGATGTGCGTGCACGCCGAGGACTTGTTGCCGCAACGGGCCTTGCAGCTGACGATTTACCGTCCTGTCAGGCTGTGCAGCGCGGTATAATGCCCAGATAATATGATGCAGCCTCGGACACTTACCGGTTTTATTCTTTGATCATCGTCATACAGGCAAGGCAGGCGGTTGCACTGAGTTGCCTTCTAGGAAACCACCACTCACTGTagtacaacatcaacatcggCTCTACGGATATCAGACTATCAGATTACCACTCAGCAAACCAGCCAAGCAAACATCCATTATCAATAACCCCCCTTTCCCCTCTCTAGCTCCCTCTGCCCTGTTAATCCTCTACCCCAGGCCAAGAATCATGATACAATACCTCCCAGCCAAGCAAAGCCAAGCAACCGCCCAGAAAGCCAAGCACTCCACTCCTCTCTACGCCAAGGTCTTGGAGATGACGACAAACGTGGCAGTGCAAGGCCAAGCAGTGCTTGTCTTGTGACGGTAGAGGAGTTATGCCCAGAGTTCCTCTTACAGTAATACTGTTTGCTGGGCTGGGTCTTGTGGACAATGTCTATGGCTCTCAAGCTTTGCAGCCAAGACCGCCGAGCCTTGATAGCCAAGTCCTCGTACGATTGGGGCCCGCGGGAACTTGGAGAACAGCGGCTATTGTCAATGCTTGTCGTCTTGGCATGATGGCATTCCCTTGCGATCGATGGAAACGAATCCGACTGGTGAGATGGATCGCTGGACGAAAGAAAACATTAACAGCCTTTACCGTCTTCCCGTTGATTATCAGCCATTGTATATGCACAAAGTTGCGTTCCATTATGAGAGAACCCTCCCTTGCCATTGTCAATGGAAGCAATACGGTATGTCAAGTCGAGGCAGAATGGGACGTATTCGCACAGGTACATACGTTCCTTCATCCGAGTGATCAAGTGATCAATCAAAGAGGCAATGATCATGGTTTCGTGTTATCGTCTGGCGGGGCATTACATCTTCGAGAGAATGAGCAGCAACCATGGCAGTATACCCCCCGCAGTTTCGACTGCGTACATGGCTTTTAAAGAAACAAGCGAGGGCGGGCCAGAGTTTCAGGATTTTATATCTCGAGTCTAGAGGAGCCCGCGGGTTCTCGTTGCTGCAGGGTATACAACACTCGTCAACTTCCTGCGGTCAAGTTGCATATAGGTAACGTCTAAAACAATCAGAAGGGATAAGCTACCTTGACTCAAGTCTCCATTTGCTATGACACGTTCTCATGGAGGATTCTACTCTCGAACTGTTCAGCTTCCTTTGAACATTTTGTTCTTACATGAACTCTATGATCAACTCAGAAGGCTAGGGGCATATCAAGATACACCACGATATAGATGAAGTAGTGGGCCTAGAGATAAGATCATAAAAACAAACCCAGGAAAGCGAAAATAAGGGAGTTATCCGTGTAATTGATAAGATTAAGCATCATATCCAGTATGATGTATATCACGTGACGACAATCGGATGACTTCACTTCTCCTCAATTACTTAATTCGAATGCAAACTCTGCAGTTCAAAGTTGGTTTAGTTTTTTGTGCAGAATGAAACACCACTGGTGAATACCTTGAACTTCCACTATCGCTTCGAATTAGAAGCTCTTCGCTGTCTTTACGCGGCATCGTCGAATGCTTGTTTCACTTcagttcaacatcaacaaaatTGCTTCTCAACCGAGCTTGAGAATAATGCACCATTCTCAACCGAATCACTTCGAACCTCCCTCGTTTTTCACGACATTCACGCAGCCAATATTGTTAACAACCGTGTTGGCAGGAAAAGATCCAAGATTCCATTGACAAAGCCTGCAAAGCTTTGTGTGTGTACTAACGACCAGGAAGCTATGTAAATCCCCTCGCTGACCAAATATGATTTTACTCCTTTTTTCAGTCTTTGTGCCCTCGGCAAACAAAAGACGAGGGCGAGCATATAGTGTTCGAGCCCAATCAGTTCCAAGCATGATATTCATATCCCATTCAGGTGCCAAAAGGTCCATTCCATCCAAGGTGCCCTGTTCGACCCTTTTCCTCCTCTCTATCTGATGTTGATGCGTACCCTCCCCGCCTCAAATGCCCATGAAAAAAGTTGATTAAACAAAGAATCGAGAAGGTTGCAAAACGAGGCCCAAAAAATCTGGCTGCAACTACCCACAACAAatggtataaaaataatcgTCGTCATGATCCTCCTGTTGAAGCGGTAGGATCCGGTTATGTATGTTGCAAAAGCCAAAAAACTTGGGCTGACCGGGTATtgtaaaaaaacaaatacCCCAAGGAGACGACTCAACATCGGAGACCAGCCCTCCCCATCAAGGGTGTTGTCGCGTCGCTCAGGAACCAAAGCTCCCGGCATAATCATGCGCCTTGGGGCTAGAAACGAAAAGCCCCCATGGAGCGACAGGAATTCAAGTGACAGAAGGCAAAGCTTCGACAACTTGTGTCCCCCtcaataaaaagaaataaaccCGAGTATTGAAGAACTCCAGTGATAGACACATCCGAAAAGTTTCGGTTTGTGTATATCTTGAGAGTGTTGCTCGCCTGCTGACCTTTCGCAGTCGACGACGATAATCTGTCTTGTGGACCAGATACCGCCGAGTACCAAGACGCCAAAAAACCGAGCCCATATTAAGAAAGCGTATAGCCCGAACAAAAACGTGAAGCCGTGTCATCGTGAGAGAAATAATGATCCAGAGGTCGCCGCCTCGGTCAGGGATATGGGCCGACACGACCTCCCTTTGAGCCAACCAGCCCCAAAACGATTGCTTTCGAAAATGCCGAAAGCCCAAAAAACGCCGTTGATGCAGAAAAATATTATACAGCACCGAGCTGCAGAAGAGCCTCAACGGCTTCCCGCTCCTGTGCGTCAGAGGGACCCGCAAACGCCGAGAAGTCGATGTTGAAGGTTTGCGGTGTGCGCGCCATGCCGGAGCTGCCCGAGAACGAGCGAAGCGCACCTGGGGTATACGCCGAAGAAGATCGGAAGCCTTGCTCAATATGAGCCGCTGCCGGGTTGGGGTAGGATTCAGCTCGAAGAGCAGCAGCTCCCATGGTGGCCcaatcctcatcatcagtcGCATCCTCAGGGTCGTCGTTCATgacgacatcatcatcaggagCCTCAGAGCAAGAAGCGGAACCGGAGCCATCCATGGACATTTTGTCCGCCTCGTGCTCCATCATGTAAATTTCGTGGTCTTCGTGGGAAAACTGAACCGAATCCCCATTGCTCGACGCAGTGCTTTGTCGGTAGCGGCCTTGACCCCGACCGCCATTCTTGCAGATGGGAATACCGGCCCCATAAGAAGATGGAGGAGTACCTTGTCGGTGTCGAGATGGCTCCCCTCGCTTACGAGCATCCCAGCGGCCCCATCCCACCTTTTCAAATTCCACCTCCCCGTCCAGTCCACCGCCTTCTCCTCCACGACCTTCCAAAGCTCCCACGACCAGTCTCCGCGCCTTTGTTGGAGGGATTCCCGAGAATCCGGGTACCGAAGTGGTTAGGTAACCCATAATATGTCGGATAGCCAAGGGACCATGACTGAGCAGGATCTCTGGCAAGTGGTATTTGGCGAGGAGAGAGCCAGTGATGGCACCCGAGGCCTCGAGGGCTGGCGAGATCGATCGTCGTCGATCCGAAGGCTCATGAAGGTCCAAGTCTGAGTCGATAGGCTCAAGCTTGGCCTTTTGGAGCTGCGCCTTAAGCCCGTGAGGCGGCAGGTTGGGAGAGATGGAGTTGGGGGGAGTAGGGAGGGGTTGTTGAGAGCGTGTCACAGTCGCAGGGACGCCTCGGGCCGCTACAACAGCTAAGTTGTCTCGGCTCAAGGAGGCCTGGGAGATATCACGAGCAGCCGCTGCCATGGTAGCCATGATTACCGATGTCGGTCTTATTGGTATGCGCTTCTGAAAGAACGAGTCTGTGAATGAAGAATATGGTTAGCGATTTTGATCTGGAGAAAGGTCTGTATTTCGCGACGCGAGTTTCGATGAGTTGTGCTTGACCAGGCGATAGGAGGATCGTGGTTGAGTCACAACAGGGTGTCGCGCTGCAACAGATGTGTGCGGTACGTACCTATTCAGAAGCCGGATGTAAGGAGGGCTGGCAATACAAAGTTGCTGGCACAAATATGGCGATAGTATGGCAGGCCTGGGCAGAGCTGGCGCGATGATCTGGACTGTGACAAGAGACTCTAATACGAATCTTGATGTTcctttggtgttgttgttggtgtttggGGAGAGAAAGGAACCGGACAGGAGGGAAACCTGGAAGGATATATGACCACCACCAACTTACAACAAGCCAAGGGCAGGTGAACCCAACCCGTGTGAGGTGTGAGTCGTACTTACCTCCTAGCCAACCCAGCCAGGTAAATGGTACGTACTCGATCGGGCTTGCACTTGTATTGGCGGTATGGTATTGTACTATGTATCGCCAAAGCAGCACCTACCTACTCACGCACGCACCTGTTGTAGGGCGGTGCTGTTCGTGTGTGTGTGCGTGTGTTGAGCGATAGGCGCAGAATACCTACCAGGGGGGCGAATGTTGTAAGCAACAGTAGGTCGGGTGGGAGTGTACGGTAGGAAGGATGCCGGGTGTAAATTTGGCACTATCAAAGGTGTTAAGACACTTACTTCCATGGTTACTACAAACACGCCTTATCAAACAACACCAAGTTCAGCCCAAAACGGGCCAGGCGTCAATTACTGGGTATCACCCCCATGTTTCGTTGGAGCGCAAACTGTGGCTGTTCAGCCAGCAGCTGATAAGGTTGATAGGGGAATGATACTCAATTGATACTGTAGGCAGTGAAGTGATAACTTGTTTCTACCGCATTTGAGACAACCATCCCAAACCAAACCATAGCGAGATGGAAGAACCCTAGAACCCAACAAACTCACCTCCCTCCCTCTCAATCTGCAGTGCATGCACCCATCCATGCTTGTACGCCTTCTTTCAGATTCCACCGcacttcttttctttcttccatGCTAAA is part of the Fusarium poae strain DAOMC 252244 chromosome 4, whole genome shotgun sequence genome and encodes:
- a CDS encoding hypothetical protein (SECRETED:SignalP(1-17)), producing the protein MRFFAAAALLLASVALAAPAQEQTKDCCCCDISQPAYVCEKDVKSEDCICAAVMCPVNAPTYWPATATATATPTSTPTATVVKRQEDKKPATTAPSQPPCCCCSLADQAIVCETLDHDSVVVIVQVG
- a CDS encoding hypothetical protein (BUSCO:22025at5125); this encodes MSPPVPEQKPQLQQQQQQQQQTPSGESTSGSASNDSKSVTPAPSSSSNTSQSSSGAASTSNDDNLICRWNACNQKFPAPEALYEHICERHVGRKSTNNLNLTCQWNSCRTTTVKRDHITSHIRVHVPLKPHKCEFCGKSFKRPQDLKKHVKTHADDSVLVRSNQDPQGGLNYRPQAPKGMSLHDSSPRLWASGFSSLEANSPPGPSSYYDHTGQMRTNPAAFGHHQAHPSGGYYAPQPSTNYGLYFNQPPINNARTEHLGYTAAAGGYDRKRTYDMVDDFFGSAKRRQIDPSSYAQIGRSLMPLHGNLSVPNGPMAATEQYMPQHAPAPVHAGPPPGQNPLAQQYYLPMPSARTQKDLIHIDTILGQMQDTIYENANHATAGVHIHHSEGGYNGYRNTPSPPTAHRSPTGMHVATDGYHPVSAASMASPLTAISSTGTPAVTPPSSSMSYTSGHSPSPSSSAMSPDSRHGSTASVMYPTLPTSLPAVSQGFGHSATTTLGPSFDGSERRRYSGGMLQRARGPLPLPREDTSGASTPKASESALSVGSPSSESDVSDATREREEQYDRWLENMRVIETLREYVRGRLERKEFLDENEAPRPSHADAMDVDPKSPQPQSRDLGTPREGSSLYPILRMPGS
- a CDS encoding hypothetical protein (BUSCO:42297at5125); protein product: MATMAAAARDISQASLSRDNLAVVAARGVPATVTRSQQPLPTPPNSISPNLPPHGLKAQLQKAKLEPIDSDLDLHEPSDRRRSISPALEASGAITGSLLAKYHLPEILLSHGPLAIRHIMGYLTTSVPGFSGIPPTKARRLVVGALEGRGGEGGGLDGEVEFEKVGWGRWDARKRGEPSRHRQGTPPSSYGAGIPICKNGGRGQGRYRQSTASSNGDSVQFSHEDHEIYMMEHEADKMSMDGSGSASCSEAPDDDVVMNDDPEDATDDEDWATMGAAALRAESYPNPAAAHIEQGFRSSSAYTPGALRSFSGSSGMARTPQTFNIDFSAFAGPSDAQEREAVEALLQLGAV